A stretch of DNA from Paenibacillus albus:
TCAGCAATATGGTCATGTGTTCTCGGATGAGCTATTTCAGTTATATAACTCCGTTAACAAACAATTATGGGCAGATTACGAGAATGGAATCATAACGCTCGACGTAGTGCTGAACGCAAGATTCTCAGAAACGATGTTGAGGATGGGAGCTGTCGTCGATGGTCCTGAATGGGAAAGTAGATATCGAGAGTTGTTAGGCGAGGGAGAGCAGGTTCATATCGAAGGTGCTAGTGAAGTCTGTCAGCGTTTATCAACGACCCATCGGCTTTTTATCATTACGAATGGCATAACCCGTACACAAATTAAGAGACTCAAGACGGCGGGGCTGTACGACTATTTCGAAGATATCTTCGATTCGCAAAGTATTGGTTATTCGAAGCCTTCTCCCAAGTTCTTCGATCATGTCAGCAGCCAGATCTCAAACTTCAATAAAGAAGAGGCGCTTATTATTGGAGATTCGTTAAATACGGATATCCGGGGCGGCTTGCTGGCAGGCATAGATACGTGCTGGATTAACCGATCGTTGAAACCGAACGCGTCAGATATTCAAAGCACCTATACGATCACGAGCTTAACGGAACTATACAAAATCTGCAGTTAGATGAAAGGGAGGAAATAATCATGAAAATTACTGTATTTGGCGGCACGGGGCTTATTGGCAAGAAAGTTGTAATCAAACTTCAGGAGCTTGGTCATGAGGTCGTTGCAGCATCACCTTCATTAGGCGTCAACAGCATTACAGGGGAAGGCTTGGTTGAAGCGATTCGGGGAGCTCAGGTTGTTGTGGATGTGACAGGCTCGCCAACCTTTGAGGATCAGGAAGTAATGGACTTCTTCACAGCTTCCACTCGTAATCTACTGGCAGCTGAAGCGGCCGAAGGCGTAAGTCATCACGTTGCACTCTCAGTTGTGGGTACCGATAAGCTTCTGCAAAGCGGTTATTTCCGAGCGAAAATGGCGCAAGAAGAGCTCATCCAAGCGTCAGGAATTCCTTATACAATCGTACGTGCGACGCAATTCTTCGAATTCGCCGGCACGATTGGTTATGTAGCTACAGAAGGGGATACTGTCCGGCTTCCATCCGGGCTTGCGCAGCCTATGGTGTCGGATGATGTCGCAGCTGCCGTGGCCGATTTCGCATTGAGAGAACCCGCGAATGGCATCGTTGAAGCAGCCGGTCCAGATCAGTTTCCGCTTGACGATTTCGTTCGTCAATATCTCATGGCGACCGGGGACAAGCGGCACGTTATTGCAGACCAGAATGCGCTTTACTTTGCCTCCGTCAAGATTGATGATCAATCACTTGTCCCAAGCAACGACAAGGCATGGATCGGCACAACTCGTTATGCGGATTGGCTGAAGCAATTTGTGAAATCCGAATAAGATAATCGCATCTATTAAGTGCGCTGATTTACGGCTGGGAGAAGGTGTTCACTCGTTGAATAAAACACTGCTGACTGGTTTGGCGATCACGCTTTCTAATTATGTTTACAGCCATCTTCGGTCGATATATGGCACCGCATGATTTAAACGAGCATGCACCGGTTGAATACCATGTCGATGAGAATGGAGAGAGCACGCTTATGGCTCCCCCGTTTCCGCCTCGTGCAAGCAATCCGCTTGGAACGGATAAATACGGCGTCGATATGCTGGCAAAGCTGCTCGGCGGAGCGAAATATACGATTATCACAACGATATCGGTTGCCATAACGCGCGTTATAGCTGGCGGTGTGCTAGGAATGCTGCTCGGGTATGTTGGAAAAGAAAGCGACAGAAGAAGGTCCGAGCGAATCCCGTTCTGGAACATGCTCAACGGTATCCCAATCTTTATTATGGTTTGGATGATCATGATCGGAATTTCCATGAATTCTGCGGCCTCTCCGATCAAGCTGACAATCATCCTATCCATCGTACTCGTGCTTGTCGGAATTCCGACTGTCGCATCGACCGTGAAAGAGAAGACAACGGTGCTCCGAGACAAGCAATTCGTTCTCTCCGCCAAGTCAATCGGAGCAGGACGCTGGACGATCCTTCGGCGACATCTAGTTCCACATTTGCAGGAGAGCTTCCTTATCTTGTTCGTCCAAGAGATCGTATTGATACTAAGCTTGTTCGGACAGCTGGCGGTCTTCAATATATTCGTTGGAGGTACGTTAATGTACATGAACCCGTGGCCTGAGCTTCCCGAATATGTGAGCCGCACGAACGAATGGAGCGGATTAGTCGGCCAAGCTCGGAGTAACTTGTTCAACTACCAATGGGTGCTGTTCATCCCGCTGCTTGTCTATTTGTTGTTCATCATCGGCCTCCAAATGATATCGCTTGGGTTAGAGAAAATGTACAAGCAGAAATTCTCCAAATTCTCGCATATTTGATCTATTCGATGTAGCTTTGATTGTCACCCAGATTCCTAAACTCATACCATATGGTATGACAAAGGAAGGTGATAATCATCATGCGCGTAACGATTACGATGGCATGCACCGAATGCGGAAGCCGCAATTATATGACGACGAAGAACAAGAGAAACAATCCGCAGCGTTTGGAGCTGAAGAAATATTGCCCGGCTCATAAGAAGGTAACCCTTCACAGAGAGACAAGATAATGAGTAGGGCATGTCCGTTGACATCGTGTTGCGGACTGCATATAATTGGAAATAACTTGAATATGTACGGCTATGAAGAGAATGAGTAACGGGAAGTCGGCTTGCCCAGAGAGCTCCGGTTGGTGAGAAGGAGTGAAGCAGTTCCCCGTGAATATGGTCTCTGAGCTGCGCACCGAACCCTGAATGGGCATTAGGCTGCGCCGGGAACCTGCACCCGTTATCGTGCTAGAGTATAACCGCTTGCTGCGGCGTACTCGAAGAGGTATATGCCGTGAGGCATTTATGAAACTGGGTGGTACCACGTGAGTGATAACAGACTCTCGTCCCTTTTGGGATGGGGGTCTTTTGTTTACCGGAAATTTGGACTAGAGGATATAGAGGAGGACAACGAATGAGAAATATCTTTATTGGAGGGGCATGGCCTTATGCGAACGGCTCACTGCATCTAGGCAGATTAGCAAGCGTATTGCCCGGGATGTGCTAGCTCGTTATCACCGCGCTCGTGGAGATCATGTGCTATACGTTTCGGGAAGCGATTGTCATGGAACACCCGTTGCTGTGCAAGCTGCGCAGAAGGGGGTGAGCCCGAAGGAAATTGCCGATAAGTATCATAAGGAGTTTTTGGATTGCTTCACGAAGCTGGATTTCTCATACGATCTCTACACGCGGACAGATGAGGAGCATCATCACAAGACGGTTCAGCACGTATTCAGTCAGCTTCTGGAGAATGAATATCTTGACCGCAGAACCGTGCTGCAAACGTATTGCGAGAACGATGAACGTTTCCTGCCGGATCGTTACGTCGAAGGAACATGCCCGGTCTGTGGAGAAAAAGCAAGAGGAGATCAGTGCGACTACTGCTCTACCTTGTTGGATCCCTCGGAGCTGCTCGACAGGACATGTAAGCTATGCGGCCATACGCCGGTAGACAGGGAAACCGAGCATTATTATTTGCTGCTTTCCAAGCAACAGGCAAAACTTCTTGCTTATCAGAAAGGAGCCGTAGGCTGGCGAGACAATGCGGTTCAGATGACAGAGAGGTATTTGGCGGAAGGACTTCAAGATCGGGCAGTGACTCGGGATTTGGACTGGGGAGTCGATGTTCCGGTTAGTGGATTCGAAGGCAAGAAGATCTACGTCTGGATTGAAGCAGTTAGCGGTTATTTATCGGCCAGTATCCGATGGGCTGAGACGAATCATACAGAATGGCGGCCATTCTGGGAGCGTAATGATGAGACCATTGCCTACTACGTACACGGCAAGGATAATATTCCCTTCCACACGTTAATTTGGCCCGCCATCCTCATGGGAGCCGGTGATCTGCATCTTCCAGATCGAATTTTTTCCAGCGAGTACATGACTTTGGAAGGGAAGAAGTTTTCCACGAGTCGGAACTGGGCGGTATGGGTTCCCGATATCCTTGAACGGTATTCCTCCGATTCAATTCGCTATTTCTTGATAGCCAATGGTCCTGAGAAACGAGACACTGACTTTTCGTGGAGAGAGTTCATTCATAGCCATAATGGCGAGCTGCTCGGTGCTTTCGGAAATTTTGTGAATCGTACTTTAGCATTTGTTATAAAGTCCTTCGATTCCCGTATACCTGAGGGTCAACTTGACACGGAGTGGTCCTCAACACTCGACAGTCTTTATCTTCATGCGGGAGAGCTGATCGAAGCAGGCCGCATTAAGGATGCGTTGGAGCTGATATTCAGTGTGATTCGGCGTGCAAACAAATATTTTGATCAGGAGAAGCCTTGGCTCACCAATCGCGATAATCTCGCGGCCTGTTCTCAAACCTTGTTCGTCAGCACGCAAATTATCGCTAACCTAAGTTACTTGCTCAATCCGTTCCTTCCAGCGTCGTGCAGACAAATACGTGATATGCTGGCTGTAGGTGAACCAAAATGGGAGCTCACTTCGGTTTCAGCAGGATTGCACATTAATCATGTGAACCATTTGTTTGAGCGAATTCCGTCAGAGCGGATTAAAGAAGAGGAAGAACGATTGGGAGGCAAATAAGGTTACTCATTGGGGCAGGAAAATGAAAGCCCATTGAGGAAATTAGCAAAGTAGCAATATGGAGGTGGGAGGTGGACCAAATGAGCAGTAGTGGGCAAGGTCAGCAGCTGCATCAAGAAATCGTCATTAATTTACCGATTGAGCCGCACGAAGTTCCCAAACTAAGAGAATCCGTTGGCTGGGATGGCAGATATTCGGATTATCCGCTTTTATTTGAGCGCTGCAACTTCTGGGCGGGACTCCGCGATGAGCATAATGAGCTTATTGCTTTCGGTTATATTTCGGGAATGGGCTTGCAGCATGGCTATATGGAGGACATTATCATTCACCCGGAATATCAGAGGAAGGGGATTGGCGAAGCATTAGTGAAGAGCTTGCTGCAAGAAGCTGACCGCGCTGGCCTTGAGATTGTAACGTTGACCTATGACAAGAAACACCAGTTGTTCTATACAAGAAGCGGGTTCGTTCCTAGTGCCGGCGGAGTGTGGAGAAAAGGTTAATCTAACAATGCGATTGGAGGTTGTACCATGTTGAAGCTATTCCAATATAACTGGCAAGTTCGCAATGATTGGTTTAACTGGTGCGAGACTGTAGACGCAGAAGAGCTGATGAGAAGGCGAACTGGCGGACTTGGATCCATTTTGCCGACATTGTATCATATTGTAGCAGTCGAGTATGGCTGGTTATGCGGCGGAATCCAAGAGAGGCCGATCATCATTCCGTCTTTCGAGGAAATAGCCAGCTTGCAGCGAATCAAGGATTTCTCCGCTAGGTGTCATCAGGAAGTTGCGTCATTTGTTCATTCCTGGAATGAGAACATGGAAGAGCGTATTATGATAGATATTACGGACGATGGGGAAGAAGAAGCTCATGCATGCGGAGAAGTGATGCGACACGTAATTGCCCATGAAATCCATCACATAGGCCAGTTATCCGTCTGGGCACGGGAGATTGGCAAGAAGCCAGTGACGGCAAATTTGATTGGAAGAGGCTTATACACAACTGATGAAACAAAGATTAAATAATACAATTAACCAGTGAAACTGCGCTCATGTGGCGCAGTTTTGCTGTTTCGTGAGCGAATATCCGCTAATTTAGCTATTTAGGACATATGTCCTTTTCGAAAATAAGCCTCCGTCGTTTAATAAGGAAAGCAGGTTGATCGAGGGGGAAGAACGGGAATGAAAGGAATCGGTTATGCCATACTTGGCGGCGTATTTCTTACGCTGCAAAGCACCGCCAATGCCGCAATCGGTACTCGGCTCGGAACATGGCATGCGGCGACATTAACACAAGGAACAGGGTTTGTTGCTGCTTTGGTGATATTATGGATGACGAGGGAGCAATCCTGGAGGAAGCTGTCTCAGGTGAAGCTTCGATATCGGTTAGGCGGCATGCTGGCAGCAGTTATTATCTTCAGCAACATTACGGCCTTCCACAACAATGGAGCAGCTTTAACAGTCTCGTCATTATTAATCGCTCAAATATTGGCCACACTTGGCATGGAGAAAGCCGGCTGGTTCGGGAAGCATACGCTGCAGCTCCGATTGCCGCAATGGCTTGGAATTGGACTTATGATTACAGGGATCTTATGTTTATCCTTCTAGGCTCCCCAGACGATTAGGAGAGTTTGATGATGGAACTCGAGAACGCAGAACGAATTAGGCAATATCTTGATCACTATGAATTGGGTGCTGTTTTCCCAGATTCGCTTCGCCAGCATTTAGTGCTGTTCAAATTTAATCCAGAGGAAGCGCTCTGCAGGCAAGGCGAGACACAAGAATGGATCTTCGTACTCGTGAGAGGGAAAGTGAAGGTTTATACGACGTCTTCAGAAGGGAATACCCTTCTGGTCAATTTCAACTCGCCGCTCGACGTGATTGGTGAGATTGAATGCATAAGCGGGCTGGAAACGCTCAATACGGTAACGGCCGTAACGGAAGTTGAAGCGATTGGTATTCATAAGCGATGGCTGCACTTGTACGGGGAAGAAGTATCGTTCCTGCAGTTCTTGCTGCATTTGGTCTCACATAAGTTTCACAGCAAGTCGATATCGCTCAGCTTCAATCTTCTCTATCCGGTTGAGGTGCGCCTGGCAAGCTATTTGTTATCCGTGACGTCTTCCGAAGAACCAGTAGTCAGCACCGCTAATTTAAAAGATATAGCGAGCCTGATCGGCACCAGCTACCGGCATTTGAATCGAGTTATACTGAAATTTTGCAATACGGGTCTCCTTGAACGAAGCCGAGGGACACTTAATGTCCGTGATCGTGGAGGGCTTGAAGCAGCTGCGGGTCAAAATATTTACGAACGTGGAGAAAGGAGGAAGTAGCATTGCTTATCGGTATTGTATTGTCACTTATGGCAGGGATGCTCGTCAGCGTACAGACTTTGTTTAACAATAAAGTGAGCAATAGGGTTCACACGCATACGACAACCGCACTCGTGCTCGGTATGGGATTCATCGCTTCGCTTGGGATGGGATTGTTATTGGAAGGCGCTGATTTCTTCAGATGGCCTTCGATGCCGGTCTGGTTCTGGTTCAGCGGTTTATTAGGAATCGGCGTAGTGACCTGCGTCGTTAACGGAGTTCGACTACTCGGTCCAAGTACTTCGACAACGATGGTTATGGCTTCTCAGCTAATATGCGCATTATGGTGGGATTCGGCAGGTTGGTTCGGACTCGAACAGGTTCCGTTCAGCCCGCAGAAGGCTATCGGAATCGCGGCGCTAATCGGTGGTTTATTGTTATTTAAAAGCAAGCGCAAGGCGCACGTTCAAATTAACGACGTCAGTAGCCATAAACATCATGACTTTGCAAAGGTTGTGTCCTGAAAAATCCGCTCTCCGGGCGGATTTTTTTTGTTTCTAAAAAAAACGATACATCGCTGAAAGTTATTATCACTATTCAGCTTCATCTTTTCTCGTTTAAGATGGGGCTAACTAACGGGTCAATACTAGATTGAAAGCGCTTAACTAAGCTCTGCAGGCAAGGAAAGGAGAGGAGAGGAGAGGAGAGGAGAGGAGAGGGTGCAACGGTTCATCTCGTAATACCCATACGTTAAGGAGGTAATGAGACATGAGGATGAGAAGAAGAATTTCTGGTTTCGTCGTCTTAACGATGCTTGCTGCTTTATTCTCGGTGTTTGGCGCTTCGACCGCTAGCGCGTACAGTGTTCCGAACTTGAGAGGAGGCATTAATGCACAATGGTATTTCGGCACTCAGGCAGAGGTCGATAATGCCGCAACACAGATGACGAACGTCGGTCTTGGCTGGGCCCGGATCGACTTGAAATGGGACCTGATGCAGCCAAGCGGTGCAGGAACTGCAATCAACTGGACTAATACAGATAAAATGGTCAGCGGTGCGCTCGGTAAAGGCATGAAGGTTATGCTTGTAGCTAGCTACACGCCTTCTTGGGCAAATGGCGGCAACTCGGATGTGCGATACTACCCGAATTCCGCGAATATCGGCAACTGGCAGAGCTTCCTAGATGCGGCAGTAAGACGCTATCTGCCTCAAGGCGTAACCACCTATGAAATGTGGAACGAACCCAACTACTCCCCGCAATCCAGTCCTTCTTTATTCGTCTCCAACGTATTGATTCCCGGCGCAAATGCCGTACGCGCTGTAAGCAATGATCTCCATATTCCGGTTACCATTGTCAACGGTGCTGCGGCTAACTTGATTGGAGTATCCGGAATTGTTGATCCGTACGACTGGGTGACTGGGATATACGCAGCTGGCGGTAAGAACTATTTTGACGTGCAGGGTATTCATCCGTATTGCTGGCCGCTTGCTCCTTCTACGGCGGATACGTGGAATGCACTGCTCAGAGCGCCTGAAATCCATACCATTATGTCCAATAACGGTGACGGAGCGAAACAAATCTGGGCAACGGAATTTGGTTATCCGACTCACGGACCGAATACGGTAACCGAACAGCAGCAAAGCGATTATATCGTGTCGGCGCTGCAGATTTGGAGTCAATCCGCTTGGCAATCCTGGACGGGTCCGATGTTTCTGTATACATACAGAGATGATGACGGCGGCGTTGTCAGCAACGATCCCGAACAGAATTTCGGACTGATGCATTATGACCGAACAACATTCAAACCGATCATGAGCAATCTGCTCAGCGTGATGCAGAATGTTGCGCCTCCGCCTCCGCCAGCAACTTCCGGTTGGAGCGGATCAACTTTGCCAAGATTGTCGTTCAACGCTTCACAGACGGCGACCGCGCCGACAATTGACGGCAGCTTGGACAGCGTCTGGACAGGTAAAGTGACGAATGCGATATCGAAAGTCTCGCTCGGCACCATCAGCGGTTCCTCTGATCTGTCCGGTAATTTCGGCGCACTCTGGGACAGCACAAACCTATATATCGTCGCAGATATTAATGATGATTCGCTTCGCAACGACTCTGCAGCGATTTCCGACGATGACAGTATCGACTTGTATCTTGATCTGAATCACGATCGGACGACGACATACGGCGCTGACGACTTCATGTATCAGTTCGGCTACGGCGATACGACATTCAGCGAATATAAGCATAGCGCGACGGCTGGCGTAACTTTCGCGACAACAGCCCGCACAGGCGGTTACCGAATCGAGATCAAGATTCCATGGACTACACTCGGCAAGACTCCGACGACCAATATGGCATTTGGCTTCGACATGATGATCAACGACGACGATGACGGCGGAGCACGTGACTCGCAGCTGGCATGGAACGACGGCACCGCGAATGCTTACCAGAATCCGAGCCTGTTCGGAGATGGAACACTCGTTGCCGCCGCGCCAACAGGAGGCACCATCGTTTACGAAGCGGAGAATGGTACGTATGGCGGAGGAGGTCAGCAGCAGACAGTGACTAATGCATCGAACGGCAAAGTAGTTGGTAACTTGAACACGGTCGGCGCCTTTTCGCAGGTCGGAAGTGTAGATGGGGGCAGCGGAGGCAACGCGTCTCTCGTCGTAAGGTATGCGAACGGGAACTCAGGGAACATGACGCTCAGCTTGTACGCTAACGGAACGAAGCTCCAGCAGCTGAGCTTCGCGCCAACAGGCTCCTGGAATACATTCGCGGATACGTCAGCCATCACGGTACCGCTTAACGCTGGAACGGCGAATACGATAAAGATTCAACGGGACTCCACGGACACACCGGCTGCCGACATTGATAAATTCACCGTAACGACGACTTCGAGCAGTTCTTCAGCGGTGCTGATTAACGGCTTTGAGAACAGTGCGCAGTGGTCCGGAGAAGCGACGAGAACGGTGGAGACGACTTTGAAAACACAAGGCTCTCAATCGCTTAAATTCCATTACACCGTTCCAACAAGCGGCTGGGCTAACGGTAACTACGCCATTAGCTCTCCATTTGTTGATATTGGCAGCGCGACGAGCCTCAAGCTCGATGTTTATCCGACAACCCAGACTCCAACCGGTCAGACGGAACCGATAACGCTCAAGATTCAAGATCAAACCGGTGGAGTAATCTACGAGGATCGGCTGCCAAGGTTGACCGCCAATCAGTGGAATACCGTGACGATCAGCCTGTTGAGCATTCCGGCGGCGAGCCGTCATCAGATCAACAGCGTCAATATGTACGTGTATTCCGGCTTCACAGCACAACTGAACGGCAGGACGACACTCGATTACTACTTCGATAATTTGAGAACAGAGTAAGCGGCCAATTCGAACGGAAGCGGCGGGATGGAGCATGTGCGGCATTAATGTTTCATCCTGTTCCGCGCACACCGAATAAACGGAGGTTACCATAATGTTCAAAAGATCATGCGCGTTCTTGCTGAGCGTCTGTCTGGCGTTCGGAACGCTCTTCGTGGGGGCGGCTACAGCAGAACCGGGACCACCAAGCACGCAGGAAATCGTACTGAATGGATTTGAGAATGTTGGCGAGTGGGTCGCGAACAACAGCGATATTGCAGTCGCGGCTGATACGGTGAATAAATCTGAAGGGACTCAGGCCGAGAACGTGACCTTCTCCGTTCCTGACCCAGCGGGAGGCAATGCTTGGCGAGAAGTCGTCTGGGACAAATCCGCTAGCGCAATCGATTTGTCTGCTGCGACGGAGCTCAAATTCGACATCCGACCAGTCGGGACTCAGACGGCCAGCGATCATGAACCGCTGCGATTCAAGCTCGTAGACGCTGTAGGCGGAGTTGTTTTCGAAGATGCATTGCCCCTGCAGACCGCAGACCAATGGAACACATTTACGCTCGACCTCAGCAGTATTCCTGCGGCGAACCGCTCTGCGATTACATACATCGTCTTCTACGTGTGGAACGGAGACGGTGCGATTGCCGGCAGAACCTCGCTCCAGTATGAGCTCGATAATCTGAGGATCACGCAGCCTTCGGATTCGTTCGTAGAAAGCGTCGTGAACGGCTTCGAGAATATGAGCGAGTGGGAAGGCACCTCAGCTGCGGCTGATACAACGAATAAGACCGAAGGAGCGCAAAGCGCAGACGTTACATACGCCGTTCCAAGCCCTGCCGGCGGTAACGCATGGGTCGAATATAGAAGGAACGCGACAGCGAATCCGCTTGACTTTTCATCTGCACAGCAGCTGAAATTCGACATTCGGCCTGTTGGCACTCAAACCGCCGGCGGTAACGAGCCGATAATATTCAAGCTGGTAGACGCGGTTGGCGGCGTCATCTTCGAAGACGCATTGCCCGTGCAAACGGCAAACCAATGGAACACGTTCACACTTGATCTGAGCAGCACTCCAGCAGCTGACCGTTCTGCGATAACGTACATGGTTTTCTATATCTGGAATGGGGATGCATCGATAGGAGGAAGAAGCTCCCTAAGGTACGAGTTCGATAATATAAGAATAACGACGAACCAGGTTCAGCCGGTCACGGCCGTTCCGTCATCATCGACCGTTCTCCCGGGGACTGAAGTGAGTCTATCAACCTCCACGGCTGGGGCGGTCATCTACTACACGCTCGATGGCTCCGATCCAAGAACGTCGGGCACGCGCACTGCCTACAACGATCCGATTATCATCCAAGACGCGACGAGTCTGAAGACGTATGCGGAAGTTGATGGCAAGCCGAAGAGTTCGGTAACCGTTTACCAATATACGATAGGAACCGGCGTTCAAGGGGAGGATCTGTATACACTCTCGAGTGGCGTCGCGGATGTTGGTAACGGTTCGCTTGCTGGCATCGGCAAGACAACGGCTATTGGAGCGGATGGATTCGTAAGTGATTGGAACGGGCAAGCCCGCATCGTCCTTCCATCGAATCCAGGCAAACAAGTGCAAATGTCCGGCTGGCAAGGCAACGATGACACTTCAGCCGAAGCGAGAGTCGCTTACGATGATGCGAATCTATATCTGCATGTCAAAGTGAAAGACGACAAGCAATCCGATTTCTCCGGCGACGCCATCTGGATGGGAGATAGCGTGCAGGTTGCTTTCTCCAAGGACGGGGCGGCTTACGGACCGGAATACGGATTCTCCTACGGTCAAGGAACGCCGAGTAAATTCAGCTGGAACAGCGGCAGCGCCAAGCTTGGTATCGACTCCGTCAAGTTCAAGTCGGTCCGTGACGCGGGCACGAAGGAAACAACTTATGACATCGTCATCCCGTGGCTAGCCGCATTACCGGCGCTTCCGGTGGACAAAGTGCCGTTCACGCTGCTCATTAACGACAATGATGGAGCAGGGCGGAAAGGCTATATCGAATGGACGCCTGGTATCGGCAACGGCAAGGATGCATCGAGCCTTGGCACGTTATTCCTACTTAAAGCGAGCGATACTTGGGGTACTGCAATCGACGGTCCGCAGGCCGCGCTGCAGAACACGCCTTACGACTACTCGCTGATTCTGCCGAATTTCGGAGACACGGATGCAGATTTCGCGTTGTCCGTACCGGCTGCGAACCTTACGATAGACCATCTTATCGTTCCAGCAGGCAAAGTGTTGAAGAAAGCTGTGCAGGTCACCTTCCCTTCGGCTGGTAATCAAGAGGTCAAAGCCGTCGTCACTGACAAC
This window harbors:
- a CDS encoding sugar-binding protein; this encodes MFKRSCAFLLSVCLAFGTLFVGAATAEPGPPSTQEIVLNGFENVGEWVANNSDIAVAADTVNKSEGTQAENVTFSVPDPAGGNAWREVVWDKSASAIDLSAATELKFDIRPVGTQTASDHEPLRFKLVDAVGGVVFEDALPLQTADQWNTFTLDLSSIPAANRSAITYIVFYVWNGDGAIAGRTSLQYELDNLRITQPSDSFVESVVNGFENMSEWEGTSAAADTTNKTEGAQSADVTYAVPSPAGGNAWVEYRRNATANPLDFSSAQQLKFDIRPVGTQTAGGNEPIIFKLVDAVGGVIFEDALPVQTANQWNTFTLDLSSTPAADRSAITYMVFYIWNGDASIGGRSSLRYEFDNIRITTNQVQPVTAVPSSSTVLPGTEVSLSTSTAGAVIYYTLDGSDPRTSGTRTAYNDPIIIQDATSLKTYAEVDGKPKSSVTVYQYTIGTGVQGEDLYTLSSGVADVGNGSLAGIGKTTAIGADGFVSDWNGQARIVLPSNPGKQVQMSGWQGNDDTSAEARVAYDDANLYLHVKVKDDKQSDFSGDAIWMGDSVQVAFSKDGAAYGPEYGFSYGQGTPSKFSWNSGSAKLGIDSVKFKSVRDAGTKETTYDIVIPWLAALPALPVDKVPFTLLINDNDGAGRKGYIEWTPGIGNGKDASSLGTLFLLKASDTWGTAIDGPQAALQNTPYDYSLILPNFGDTDADFALSVPAANLTIDHLIVPAGKVLKKAVQVTFPSAGNQEVKAVVTDNSSGISKSASIQATVTRDAAGLTAALDALQAKLPVLESLLAKNKAKRIPTDYETVNYTVIKNFIAYGRDDIANGYLTRADYVVNELNRLYDEASANLSDYLSGKKKAMAVPEYVTARSAIDGFSFIGPTKTSVSKDIDKRPIFFTGYGHFNQAKADVPQFNDYGANIIQIELGPDGTVLPPAAGSSKDYSISKSVIQSSIIPTLESAAKNNVAVSLLLSPHYFPGWAMDKWPDLKNANPGFLNYNINAPRAKEIVEAFLKTIVPMVKDYPSLHSIILSNEPQYDTRTDTYAVAPWHGFLKDKYRAISKLNDNYGSHYASFNDVAMPSAQEATPLYMDWTNFNNAYFSSWHEWMAGIIKKLAPKVPVSAKIMANLNGASTYGVDPEDFSKFTDLNGDDNWNYLGSGTGGFLRENRYYDLQGSLHKAPVFNSETHIILDRDTMYSPAQAQHAEASLWQSAIHGKSASAIWVWERSYDTSSAFYGSVLERPDVVQTIGTTSLNLNRLSYEVTAFQNIKPDAAILYSLPSMVYNGSYAETLDRAYEALAFNGQKAGFVSEAGVQKGDLRGYKLLIVPNATNVEADTLKAIKAFVAGGGKVIVVGESSLSADENAKPLNASIRSYILSHATTVSVDALTQTVGSQLASLGLMKVVLKDADTGLPASGVEWQSVEYKGKLLIDIANYDPSSASKNLVIEVNGRPIGVTDELIDGGKVDGRHFNALLEKPYLLSVDMKR